A stretch of Candidatus Zixiibacteriota bacterium DNA encodes these proteins:
- a CDS encoding PilX N-terminal domain-containing pilus assembly protein, with product MFMRKFLIDEKGVATLIALMVMVMMTMIGLAVVRLSNDEVTIAGNELNEMAAFYAAEAGLEKASAAIQTQYEATGLPPTTMPQGSETVNNCVAAYTTVDNGAAIQRELSQGALAGLHALVKTFTVTSTGTSGVDQSQVILNQNFEVALVPIFQFALFYG from the coding sequence ATGTTTATGCGCAAGTTCCTCATAGATGAGAAAGGGGTAGCCACCTTGATAGCACTGATGGTCATGGTGATGATGACCATGATCGGTCTGGCGGTGGTGCGGCTTTCCAACGACGAGGTTACCATCGCCGGAAACGAACTCAACGAGATGGCCGCTTTCTATGCGGCCGAAGCCGGTCTGGAAAAAGCCTCGGCCGCTATTCAGACCCAGTACGAAGCGACCGGCCTTCCCCCGACCACCATGCCTCAGGGGAGCGAAACGGTGAATAACTGTGTTGCCGCTTATACCACGGTCGACAACGGCGCCGCCATTCAACGAGAGTTGAGCCAGGGCGCCCTGGCCGGTCTGCATGCTCTGGTGAAAACCTTCACGGTTACCTCCACCGGCACCTCCGGCGTTGACCAGAGCCAGGTCATCCTGAACCAGAATTTCGAGGTCGCCCTGGTGCCCATTTTTCAGTTCGCACTCTTCTACGGCA